From a region of the Penaeus vannamei isolate JL-2024 chromosome 32, ASM4276789v1, whole genome shotgun sequence genome:
- the LOC113803432 gene encoding LOW QUALITY PROTEIN: dentin sialophosphoprotein (The sequence of the model RefSeq protein was modified relative to this genomic sequence to represent the inferred CDS: deleted 5 bases in 3 codons; added 136 bases not found in genome assembly): MELLIALEMSRLQMIEDEARRRLSWLQEHSREHGWDGTGDARAVQGCSASLPGATLAGNILGYEAAYVASRVTGRDEASAWPGVDGVEGAASCQPTSAEIAVDYFLKKLANKEISLRNLNVDKEWDNKTEKDLLCFPKAPNEVEDGHFEYGDLHENGHLLIPGPSLDGRRDLRRSQSLGDLKNSEEPECMIDSDHVHQDHPEETARLRLSKPKQDSLDMESESGDIENTDPGAASEIIGDMDSPLMDLEVRGILSHLDNPMDPHCSMSVSSLNHDSVFQQHEPSFQLVVDEGTDKDESNSTEQSSSAPSKVKSLRIHISHSSKLENQSSNEYESETGIPNSPTLYISGVSICRSPEPRSPKVQHRETRSPNPTLPLCCTPEPRSRGEARLDISPLPIYSRSRSSSLVVPSSTTLSSRVSARTTSTCLPSTLPYPSKTTRATSPFLLGELRVSRSASEPEKGRLVFQFPKSPTDGALSSPVLHVEESNLSSDDFHEALFLGKSPKPNKRKKSKKERNKDAKDRSKSEKESKDRSKDVKQKEKSKENGKGKPRERKESKDKRKVKEVTSAV; this comes from the exons GCTGCAGTGCTAGCCTGCCCGGAGCTACTCTTGCGGGGAATATCCTTGGATATGAAGCTGCCTATGTTGCAAGTCGGGTTACGGGTCGAGATGAAGCTTCTGCATGGccaggggtggatggggtggaaggagcAGCTTCATGCCAGCCCACCAGTGCAGAGATTGCTGTGGATTATTTCTTGAAGAAACTTGCAAATAAGGAGATAAGTTTAAG AAACCTTAATGTAGACAAGGAATGGgacaacaaaacagagaaagatcTGTTGTGCTTCCCCAAAGCTCCCAATGAAGTAGAAGATGGCCATTTTGAGTATGGTGATCTGCATGAAAATGGACACTTGCTAATCCCGGGTCCTTCCCTGGACGGCAGAAGGGACCTCCGGAGATCTCAGTCTTTGGGGGATCTGAAGAATTCAGAGGAGCCAGAGTGCATGATTGATTCTGATCATGTACatcaggatcatcctgaggagacGGCGAGGTTAAGACTGTCCAAACCGAAGCAGGACAGCTTGGACATGGAGTCGGAAAGCGGTGACATCGAAAACACTGATCCTGGGGCAGCATCTGAAATCATTGGAGACATGGACTCCCCCTTGATGGATCTTGAGGTGCGGGGTATCTTGAGCCACCTAGACAATCCCATGGATCCACACTGCAGCATGAGTGTTAGTAGCCTCAATCATGATTCTGTGTTCCAGCAACATGAGCCGTCTTTTCAGTTGGTTGTAGATGAAGGAACAGATAAAGATGAAAGTAACTCCACTGAGCAGAGTAGTAGTGCCCCGTCGAAAGTGAAAAGCCTTAGAATTCACATTTCTCATTCCTCTAAACTAGAAAATCAGAGTTCAAAT GAGTATGAATCAGAAACTGGTATACCAAATTCACCCACATTGTACATAAGTGGTGTTTCTATTTGCCGTTCCCCTGAGCCGCGGTCACCCAAAGTTCAACACCGAGAGACACGTTCTCCTAACCCGACGCTTCCTTTATGCTGCACACCTGAACCTAGGTCGCGAGGAGAGGCAAGGCTGGACATTTCGCCCCTGCCGATCTATAGTCGTTCTCGTTCCTCGTCCCTCGTGGTTCCAAGCTCAACCACTCTTTCCTCGAGAGTTTCAGCACGGACAACCAGCACGTGTCTTCCATCtactcttccttatccctccaaGACCACCAGAGCTACATCACCCTTCCTCCTGGGTGAATTGCGTGTCTCAAGGTCGGCATCTGAGCCTGAAAAGGGTCGTTTAGTGTTCCAGTTTCCTAAGTCCCCAACTGATGGTGCCCTCAGCTCT CCTGTCTTGCATGTTGAAGAATCAAACTTAAGTTCCGATGACTTCCATGAAGCTTTGTTTCTTGGCAAATCACCCAAacccaacaaaagaaaaaagtcaaagaaagagagaaacaaagatgccAAGGATAGGagtaaaagtgagaaagagagcaaagatagAAGTAAAGatgtgaaacagaaagaa aaaagtaaagagaatgggaaaggaaaaccaagagagaggaaggaaagtaaagataagaggaaagtgaaggaggtgACTTCAGCCGTATGA